A genome region from Apus apus isolate bApuApu2 chromosome 2, bApuApu2.pri.cur, whole genome shotgun sequence includes the following:
- the PUF60 gene encoding poly(U)-binding-splicing factor PUF60 isoform X2 — protein sequence MAATTTISLGTESIKMENGQSTAAKLGLPPLTPEQQEALQKAKKYAMEQSIKSVLVKQTIAHQQQQLTNLQMAAVTMGFGDPLSPLQSMAAQRQRALAIMCRVYVGSIYYELGEDTIRQAFAPFGPIKSIDMSWDSVTMKHKGFAFVEYEVPEAAQLALEQMNSVMLGGRNIKVGRPSNIGQAQPIIDQLAEEARAFNRIYVASVHQDLSDDDIKSVFEAFGKIKSCTLARDPTTGKHKGYGFIEYEKAQSSQDAVSSMNLFDLGGQYLRVGKAVTPPMPLLTPATPGGLPPAAAVAAAAATAKITAQEAVAGAAVLGTLATPGLVSPALTLAQPLGALPQAVMAAQAPGVITGVTPARPPIPVTIPQVGVVNPILASPPALGLVEVKKEKEEEEVFQESERPEMLSEQEHMSISGSSARHMVMQKLLRKQESTVMVLRNMVDPKDIDDDLEGEVTEECGKFGAVNRVIIYQEKQGEEEDAEIIVKIFVEFSMASETHKAIQALNGRWFAGRKVVAEVYDQERFDNSDLSA from the exons GCAAAGAAGTATGCGATGGAGCAGAGCATCAAGAGTGTGCTGGTGAAGCAAACCATCGCCCACCAGCAACAGCAGCTCACCAACCTTCAG ATGGCAGCAGTGACAATGGGCTTTGGAGATCCTCTCTCACCTTTACAATCG ATGGCAGCTCAGCGGCAGCGCGCCCTGGCCATCATGTGCCGAGTCTATGTGGGCTCCATCTACTACGAGCTGGGAGAGGACACCATCCGCCAGGCCTTTGCCCCCTTCGGACCCATCAAAAGCATTGATATGTCCTGGGACTCTGTTACCATGAAACACAAG ggttttgcttttgtggAATATGAGGTACCTGAAGCTGCTCAGCTGGCCTTGGAGCAGATGAATTCTGTCATGCTGGGGGGAAGAAATATAAAG GTGGGCAGGCCCAGCAACATCGGGCAGGCCCAGCCCATCATAGACCAGCTGGCAGAAGAGGCCCGGGCCTTCAACCGCATCTATGTGGCCTCTGTGCACCAGGACCTGTCAGATGATGACATCAAGAGCGTCTTCGAGGCCTTTGGGAAGATCAAATCCTGCACACTGGCCAGGGATCCCACCACAGGGAAACACAAAGGCTATGGCTTCATTG AGTATGAGAAGGCACAGTCTTCCCAGGATGCTGTTTCCTCCATGAACCTCTTTGACCTGGGGGGTCAGTACCTGCGGGTGGGGAAGGCTGTGACACCCCCAATGCCCCTCCTGACCCCAGCCACGCCAGGAGGGctccccccagctgctgcagtggctgctgctgctgccacagccaaGATCACAGCTCAG gaagcagtggcaggagctgcagtccTTGGTACTCTGGCAACCCCTGGGctggtgtccccagcactgACCCTGGCCCAGCCCCTGGGGGCGTTGCCACAGGCTGTGATGGCAGCACAAGCACCAGGAGTCATCACAG GTGTGACCCCTGCCCGGCCTCCCATTCCTGTCACTATTCCACAAGTGGGAGTTGTGAATCCCATCCTGGCCAGTCCCCCAGCGCTGGGCCTGGTGGAGGtcaagaaggagaaggaggaggaggaggttttCCAGGAGTCGGAGCGGCCGGAGATGCTGAGTGAGCAGGAGCACATGAGCATCTCTGGGAGCAGTGCCCGGCACATGGTGatgcagaagctgctgaggaagcaggag tcCACTGTGATGGTGCTTCGCAACATGGTGGACCCAAAGGACATTGATGACGACTTGGAGGGAGAAGTGACAGAAGAATGTGGCAAATTTGGGGCTGTCAACAGGGTCATCATCTACCAGgagaagcagggagaggaggaggatgctgagATCATTGTCAAGATCTTTGTGGAGTTCTCCATGGCCTCAGAGACTCACAAAGCCATCCAGGCCCTGAATGGGCGCTGGTTCGCAGGCAGGAAGGTGGTGGCAGAGGTGTATGACCAGGAGAGGTTTGATAACAGTGACCTGTCAGCATGA
- the PUF60 gene encoding poly(U)-binding-splicing factor PUF60 isoform X4 has translation MENGQSTAAKLGLPPLTPEQQEALQKAKKYAMEQSIKSVLVKQTIAHQQQQLTNLQMAAVTMGFGDPLSPLQSMAAQRQRALAIMCRVYVGSIYYELGEDTIRQAFAPFGPIKSIDMSWDSVTMKHKGFAFVEYEVPEAAQLALEQMNSVMLGGRNIKVGRPSNIGQAQPIIDQLAEEARAFNRIYVASVHQDLSDDDIKSVFEAFGKIKSCTLARDPTTGKHKGYGFIEYEKAQSSQDAVSSMNLFDLGGQYLRVGKAVTPPMPLLTPATPGGLPPAAAVAAAAATAKITAQEAVAGAAVLGTLATPGLVSPALTLAQPLGALPQAVMAAQAPGVITGVTPARPPIPVTIPQVGVVNPILASPPALGLVEVKKEKEEEEVFQESERPEMLSEQEHMSISGSSARHMVMQKLLRKQESTVMVLRNMVDPKDIDDDLEGEVTEECGKFGAVNRVIIYQEKQGEEEDAEIIVKIFVEFSMASETHKAIQALNGRWFAGRKVVAEVYDQERFDNSDLSA, from the exons GCAAAGAAGTATGCGATGGAGCAGAGCATCAAGAGTGTGCTGGTGAAGCAAACCATCGCCCACCAGCAACAGCAGCTCACCAACCTTCAG ATGGCAGCAGTGACAATGGGCTTTGGAGATCCTCTCTCACCTTTACAATCG ATGGCAGCTCAGCGGCAGCGCGCCCTGGCCATCATGTGCCGAGTCTATGTGGGCTCCATCTACTACGAGCTGGGAGAGGACACCATCCGCCAGGCCTTTGCCCCCTTCGGACCCATCAAAAGCATTGATATGTCCTGGGACTCTGTTACCATGAAACACAAG ggttttgcttttgtggAATATGAGGTACCTGAAGCTGCTCAGCTGGCCTTGGAGCAGATGAATTCTGTCATGCTGGGGGGAAGAAATATAAAG GTGGGCAGGCCCAGCAACATCGGGCAGGCCCAGCCCATCATAGACCAGCTGGCAGAAGAGGCCCGGGCCTTCAACCGCATCTATGTGGCCTCTGTGCACCAGGACCTGTCAGATGATGACATCAAGAGCGTCTTCGAGGCCTTTGGGAAGATCAAATCCTGCACACTGGCCAGGGATCCCACCACAGGGAAACACAAAGGCTATGGCTTCATTG AGTATGAGAAGGCACAGTCTTCCCAGGATGCTGTTTCCTCCATGAACCTCTTTGACCTGGGGGGTCAGTACCTGCGGGTGGGGAAGGCTGTGACACCCCCAATGCCCCTCCTGACCCCAGCCACGCCAGGAGGGctccccccagctgctgcagtggctgctgctgctgccacagccaaGATCACAGCTCAG gaagcagtggcaggagctgcagtccTTGGTACTCTGGCAACCCCTGGGctggtgtccccagcactgACCCTGGCCCAGCCCCTGGGGGCGTTGCCACAGGCTGTGATGGCAGCACAAGCACCAGGAGTCATCACAG GTGTGACCCCTGCCCGGCCTCCCATTCCTGTCACTATTCCACAAGTGGGAGTTGTGAATCCCATCCTGGCCAGTCCCCCAGCGCTGGGCCTGGTGGAGGtcaagaaggagaaggaggaggaggaggttttCCAGGAGTCGGAGCGGCCGGAGATGCTGAGTGAGCAGGAGCACATGAGCATCTCTGGGAGCAGTGCCCGGCACATGGTGatgcagaagctgctgaggaagcaggag tcCACTGTGATGGTGCTTCGCAACATGGTGGACCCAAAGGACATTGATGACGACTTGGAGGGAGAAGTGACAGAAGAATGTGGCAAATTTGGGGCTGTCAACAGGGTCATCATCTACCAGgagaagcagggagaggaggaggatgctgagATCATTGTCAAGATCTTTGTGGAGTTCTCCATGGCCTCAGAGACTCACAAAGCCATCCAGGCCCTGAATGGGCGCTGGTTCGCAGGCAGGAAGGTGGTGGCAGAGGTGTATGACCAGGAGAGGTTTGATAACAGTGACCTGTCAGCATGA
- the PUF60 gene encoding poly(U)-binding-splicing factor PUF60 isoform X3, translating into MDKAQQLSWGFLPSHQNSRKLSRKFPKHTSQIHGLEPVVPWHLPNSHGKQAKKYAMEQSIKSVLVKQTIAHQQQQLTNLQMAAQRQRALAIMCRVYVGSIYYELGEDTIRQAFAPFGPIKSIDMSWDSVTMKHKGFAFVEYEVPEAAQLALEQMNSVMLGGRNIKVGRPSNIGQAQPIIDQLAEEARAFNRIYVASVHQDLSDDDIKSVFEAFGKIKSCTLARDPTTGKHKGYGFIEYEKAQSSQDAVSSMNLFDLGGQYLRVGKAVTPPMPLLTPATPGGLPPAAAVAAAAATAKITAQEAVAGAAVLGTLATPGLVSPALTLAQPLGALPQAVMAAQAPGVITGVTPARPPIPVTIPQVGVVNPILASPPALGLVEVKKEKEEEEVFQESERPEMLSEQEHMSISGSSARHMVMQKLLRKQESTVMVLRNMVDPKDIDDDLEGEVTEECGKFGAVNRVIIYQEKQGEEEDAEIIVKIFVEFSMASETHKAIQALNGRWFAGRKVVAEVYDQERFDNSDLSA; encoded by the exons GCAAAGAAGTATGCGATGGAGCAGAGCATCAAGAGTGTGCTGGTGAAGCAAACCATCGCCCACCAGCAACAGCAGCTCACCAACCTTCAG ATGGCAGCTCAGCGGCAGCGCGCCCTGGCCATCATGTGCCGAGTCTATGTGGGCTCCATCTACTACGAGCTGGGAGAGGACACCATCCGCCAGGCCTTTGCCCCCTTCGGACCCATCAAAAGCATTGATATGTCCTGGGACTCTGTTACCATGAAACACAAG ggttttgcttttgtggAATATGAGGTACCTGAAGCTGCTCAGCTGGCCTTGGAGCAGATGAATTCTGTCATGCTGGGGGGAAGAAATATAAAG GTGGGCAGGCCCAGCAACATCGGGCAGGCCCAGCCCATCATAGACCAGCTGGCAGAAGAGGCCCGGGCCTTCAACCGCATCTATGTGGCCTCTGTGCACCAGGACCTGTCAGATGATGACATCAAGAGCGTCTTCGAGGCCTTTGGGAAGATCAAATCCTGCACACTGGCCAGGGATCCCACCACAGGGAAACACAAAGGCTATGGCTTCATTG AGTATGAGAAGGCACAGTCTTCCCAGGATGCTGTTTCCTCCATGAACCTCTTTGACCTGGGGGGTCAGTACCTGCGGGTGGGGAAGGCTGTGACACCCCCAATGCCCCTCCTGACCCCAGCCACGCCAGGAGGGctccccccagctgctgcagtggctgctgctgctgccacagccaaGATCACAGCTCAG gaagcagtggcaggagctgcagtccTTGGTACTCTGGCAACCCCTGGGctggtgtccccagcactgACCCTGGCCCAGCCCCTGGGGGCGTTGCCACAGGCTGTGATGGCAGCACAAGCACCAGGAGTCATCACAG GTGTGACCCCTGCCCGGCCTCCCATTCCTGTCACTATTCCACAAGTGGGAGTTGTGAATCCCATCCTGGCCAGTCCCCCAGCGCTGGGCCTGGTGGAGGtcaagaaggagaaggaggaggaggaggttttCCAGGAGTCGGAGCGGCCGGAGATGCTGAGTGAGCAGGAGCACATGAGCATCTCTGGGAGCAGTGCCCGGCACATGGTGatgcagaagctgctgaggaagcaggag tcCACTGTGATGGTGCTTCGCAACATGGTGGACCCAAAGGACATTGATGACGACTTGGAGGGAGAAGTGACAGAAGAATGTGGCAAATTTGGGGCTGTCAACAGGGTCATCATCTACCAGgagaagcagggagaggaggaggatgctgagATCATTGTCAAGATCTTTGTGGAGTTCTCCATGGCCTCAGAGACTCACAAAGCCATCCAGGCCCTGAATGGGCGCTGGTTCGCAGGCAGGAAGGTGGTGGCAGAGGTGTATGACCAGGAGAGGTTTGATAACAGTGACCTGTCAGCATGA
- the PUF60 gene encoding poly(U)-binding-splicing factor PUF60 isoform X1: MDKAQQLSWGFLPSHQNSRKLSRKFPKHTSQIHGLEPVVPWHLPNSHGKQAKKYAMEQSIKSVLVKQTIAHQQQQLTNLQMAAVTMGFGDPLSPLQSMAAQRQRALAIMCRVYVGSIYYELGEDTIRQAFAPFGPIKSIDMSWDSVTMKHKGFAFVEYEVPEAAQLALEQMNSVMLGGRNIKVGRPSNIGQAQPIIDQLAEEARAFNRIYVASVHQDLSDDDIKSVFEAFGKIKSCTLARDPTTGKHKGYGFIEYEKAQSSQDAVSSMNLFDLGGQYLRVGKAVTPPMPLLTPATPGGLPPAAAVAAAAATAKITAQEAVAGAAVLGTLATPGLVSPALTLAQPLGALPQAVMAAQAPGVITGVTPARPPIPVTIPQVGVVNPILASPPALGLVEVKKEKEEEEVFQESERPEMLSEQEHMSISGSSARHMVMQKLLRKQESTVMVLRNMVDPKDIDDDLEGEVTEECGKFGAVNRVIIYQEKQGEEEDAEIIVKIFVEFSMASETHKAIQALNGRWFAGRKVVAEVYDQERFDNSDLSA, from the exons GCAAAGAAGTATGCGATGGAGCAGAGCATCAAGAGTGTGCTGGTGAAGCAAACCATCGCCCACCAGCAACAGCAGCTCACCAACCTTCAG ATGGCAGCAGTGACAATGGGCTTTGGAGATCCTCTCTCACCTTTACAATCG ATGGCAGCTCAGCGGCAGCGCGCCCTGGCCATCATGTGCCGAGTCTATGTGGGCTCCATCTACTACGAGCTGGGAGAGGACACCATCCGCCAGGCCTTTGCCCCCTTCGGACCCATCAAAAGCATTGATATGTCCTGGGACTCTGTTACCATGAAACACAAG ggttttgcttttgtggAATATGAGGTACCTGAAGCTGCTCAGCTGGCCTTGGAGCAGATGAATTCTGTCATGCTGGGGGGAAGAAATATAAAG GTGGGCAGGCCCAGCAACATCGGGCAGGCCCAGCCCATCATAGACCAGCTGGCAGAAGAGGCCCGGGCCTTCAACCGCATCTATGTGGCCTCTGTGCACCAGGACCTGTCAGATGATGACATCAAGAGCGTCTTCGAGGCCTTTGGGAAGATCAAATCCTGCACACTGGCCAGGGATCCCACCACAGGGAAACACAAAGGCTATGGCTTCATTG AGTATGAGAAGGCACAGTCTTCCCAGGATGCTGTTTCCTCCATGAACCTCTTTGACCTGGGGGGTCAGTACCTGCGGGTGGGGAAGGCTGTGACACCCCCAATGCCCCTCCTGACCCCAGCCACGCCAGGAGGGctccccccagctgctgcagtggctgctgctgctgccacagccaaGATCACAGCTCAG gaagcagtggcaggagctgcagtccTTGGTACTCTGGCAACCCCTGGGctggtgtccccagcactgACCCTGGCCCAGCCCCTGGGGGCGTTGCCACAGGCTGTGATGGCAGCACAAGCACCAGGAGTCATCACAG GTGTGACCCCTGCCCGGCCTCCCATTCCTGTCACTATTCCACAAGTGGGAGTTGTGAATCCCATCCTGGCCAGTCCCCCAGCGCTGGGCCTGGTGGAGGtcaagaaggagaaggaggaggaggaggttttCCAGGAGTCGGAGCGGCCGGAGATGCTGAGTGAGCAGGAGCACATGAGCATCTCTGGGAGCAGTGCCCGGCACATGGTGatgcagaagctgctgaggaagcaggag tcCACTGTGATGGTGCTTCGCAACATGGTGGACCCAAAGGACATTGATGACGACTTGGAGGGAGAAGTGACAGAAGAATGTGGCAAATTTGGGGCTGTCAACAGGGTCATCATCTACCAGgagaagcagggagaggaggaggatgctgagATCATTGTCAAGATCTTTGTGGAGTTCTCCATGGCCTCAGAGACTCACAAAGCCATCCAGGCCCTGAATGGGCGCTGGTTCGCAGGCAGGAAGGTGGTGGCAGAGGTGTATGACCAGGAGAGGTTTGATAACAGTGACCTGTCAGCATGA
- the PUF60 gene encoding poly(U)-binding-splicing factor PUF60 isoform X6, which produces MFSEWKGLEGGSVLPSSQQAKKYAMEQSIKSVLVKQTIAHQQQQLTNLQMAAVTMGFGDPLSPLQSMAAQRQRALAIMCRVYVGSIYYELGEDTIRQAFAPFGPIKSIDMSWDSVTMKHKGFAFVEYEVPEAAQLALEQMNSVMLGGRNIKVGRPSNIGQAQPIIDQLAEEARAFNRIYVASVHQDLSDDDIKSVFEAFGKIKSCTLARDPTTGKHKGYGFIEYEKAQSSQDAVSSMNLFDLGGQYLRVGKAVTPPMPLLTPATPGGLPPAAAVAAAAATAKITAQEAVAGAAVLGTLATPGLVSPALTLAQPLGALPQAVMAAQAPGVITGVTPARPPIPVTIPQVGVVNPILASPPALGLVEVKKEKEEEEVFQESERPEMLSEQEHMSISGSSARHMVMQKLLRKQESTVMVLRNMVDPKDIDDDLEGEVTEECGKFGAVNRVIIYQEKQGEEEDAEIIVKIFVEFSMASETHKAIQALNGRWFAGRKVVAEVYDQERFDNSDLSA; this is translated from the exons CCTCGTCCCAGCAG GCAAAGAAGTATGCGATGGAGCAGAGCATCAAGAGTGTGCTGGTGAAGCAAACCATCGCCCACCAGCAACAGCAGCTCACCAACCTTCAG ATGGCAGCAGTGACAATGGGCTTTGGAGATCCTCTCTCACCTTTACAATCG ATGGCAGCTCAGCGGCAGCGCGCCCTGGCCATCATGTGCCGAGTCTATGTGGGCTCCATCTACTACGAGCTGGGAGAGGACACCATCCGCCAGGCCTTTGCCCCCTTCGGACCCATCAAAAGCATTGATATGTCCTGGGACTCTGTTACCATGAAACACAAG ggttttgcttttgtggAATATGAGGTACCTGAAGCTGCTCAGCTGGCCTTGGAGCAGATGAATTCTGTCATGCTGGGGGGAAGAAATATAAAG GTGGGCAGGCCCAGCAACATCGGGCAGGCCCAGCCCATCATAGACCAGCTGGCAGAAGAGGCCCGGGCCTTCAACCGCATCTATGTGGCCTCTGTGCACCAGGACCTGTCAGATGATGACATCAAGAGCGTCTTCGAGGCCTTTGGGAAGATCAAATCCTGCACACTGGCCAGGGATCCCACCACAGGGAAACACAAAGGCTATGGCTTCATTG AGTATGAGAAGGCACAGTCTTCCCAGGATGCTGTTTCCTCCATGAACCTCTTTGACCTGGGGGGTCAGTACCTGCGGGTGGGGAAGGCTGTGACACCCCCAATGCCCCTCCTGACCCCAGCCACGCCAGGAGGGctccccccagctgctgcagtggctgctgctgctgccacagccaaGATCACAGCTCAG gaagcagtggcaggagctgcagtccTTGGTACTCTGGCAACCCCTGGGctggtgtccccagcactgACCCTGGCCCAGCCCCTGGGGGCGTTGCCACAGGCTGTGATGGCAGCACAAGCACCAGGAGTCATCACAG GTGTGACCCCTGCCCGGCCTCCCATTCCTGTCACTATTCCACAAGTGGGAGTTGTGAATCCCATCCTGGCCAGTCCCCCAGCGCTGGGCCTGGTGGAGGtcaagaaggagaaggaggaggaggaggttttCCAGGAGTCGGAGCGGCCGGAGATGCTGAGTGAGCAGGAGCACATGAGCATCTCTGGGAGCAGTGCCCGGCACATGGTGatgcagaagctgctgaggaagcaggag tcCACTGTGATGGTGCTTCGCAACATGGTGGACCCAAAGGACATTGATGACGACTTGGAGGGAGAAGTGACAGAAGAATGTGGCAAATTTGGGGCTGTCAACAGGGTCATCATCTACCAGgagaagcagggagaggaggaggatgctgagATCATTGTCAAGATCTTTGTGGAGTTCTCCATGGCCTCAGAGACTCACAAAGCCATCCAGGCCCTGAATGGGCGCTGGTTCGCAGGCAGGAAGGTGGTGGCAGAGGTGTATGACCAGGAGAGGTTTGATAACAGTGACCTGTCAGCATGA
- the PUF60 gene encoding poly(U)-binding-splicing factor PUF60 isoform X5, with product MAATTTISLGTESIKMENGQSTAAKLGLPPLTPEQQEALQKAKKYAMEQSIKSVLVKQTIAHQQQQLTNLQMAAQRQRALAIMCRVYVGSIYYELGEDTIRQAFAPFGPIKSIDMSWDSVTMKHKGFAFVEYEVPEAAQLALEQMNSVMLGGRNIKVGRPSNIGQAQPIIDQLAEEARAFNRIYVASVHQDLSDDDIKSVFEAFGKIKSCTLARDPTTGKHKGYGFIEYEKAQSSQDAVSSMNLFDLGGQYLRVGKAVTPPMPLLTPATPGGLPPAAAVAAAAATAKITAQEAVAGAAVLGTLATPGLVSPALTLAQPLGALPQAVMAAQAPGVITGVTPARPPIPVTIPQVGVVNPILASPPALGLVEVKKEKEEEEVFQESERPEMLSEQEHMSISGSSARHMVMQKLLRKQESTVMVLRNMVDPKDIDDDLEGEVTEECGKFGAVNRVIIYQEKQGEEEDAEIIVKIFVEFSMASETHKAIQALNGRWFAGRKVVAEVYDQERFDNSDLSA from the exons GCAAAGAAGTATGCGATGGAGCAGAGCATCAAGAGTGTGCTGGTGAAGCAAACCATCGCCCACCAGCAACAGCAGCTCACCAACCTTCAG ATGGCAGCTCAGCGGCAGCGCGCCCTGGCCATCATGTGCCGAGTCTATGTGGGCTCCATCTACTACGAGCTGGGAGAGGACACCATCCGCCAGGCCTTTGCCCCCTTCGGACCCATCAAAAGCATTGATATGTCCTGGGACTCTGTTACCATGAAACACAAG ggttttgcttttgtggAATATGAGGTACCTGAAGCTGCTCAGCTGGCCTTGGAGCAGATGAATTCTGTCATGCTGGGGGGAAGAAATATAAAG GTGGGCAGGCCCAGCAACATCGGGCAGGCCCAGCCCATCATAGACCAGCTGGCAGAAGAGGCCCGGGCCTTCAACCGCATCTATGTGGCCTCTGTGCACCAGGACCTGTCAGATGATGACATCAAGAGCGTCTTCGAGGCCTTTGGGAAGATCAAATCCTGCACACTGGCCAGGGATCCCACCACAGGGAAACACAAAGGCTATGGCTTCATTG AGTATGAGAAGGCACAGTCTTCCCAGGATGCTGTTTCCTCCATGAACCTCTTTGACCTGGGGGGTCAGTACCTGCGGGTGGGGAAGGCTGTGACACCCCCAATGCCCCTCCTGACCCCAGCCACGCCAGGAGGGctccccccagctgctgcagtggctgctgctgctgccacagccaaGATCACAGCTCAG gaagcagtggcaggagctgcagtccTTGGTACTCTGGCAACCCCTGGGctggtgtccccagcactgACCCTGGCCCAGCCCCTGGGGGCGTTGCCACAGGCTGTGATGGCAGCACAAGCACCAGGAGTCATCACAG GTGTGACCCCTGCCCGGCCTCCCATTCCTGTCACTATTCCACAAGTGGGAGTTGTGAATCCCATCCTGGCCAGTCCCCCAGCGCTGGGCCTGGTGGAGGtcaagaaggagaaggaggaggaggaggttttCCAGGAGTCGGAGCGGCCGGAGATGCTGAGTGAGCAGGAGCACATGAGCATCTCTGGGAGCAGTGCCCGGCACATGGTGatgcagaagctgctgaggaagcaggag tcCACTGTGATGGTGCTTCGCAACATGGTGGACCCAAAGGACATTGATGACGACTTGGAGGGAGAAGTGACAGAAGAATGTGGCAAATTTGGGGCTGTCAACAGGGTCATCATCTACCAGgagaagcagggagaggaggaggatgctgagATCATTGTCAAGATCTTTGTGGAGTTCTCCATGGCCTCAGAGACTCACAAAGCCATCCAGGCCCTGAATGGGCGCTGGTTCGCAGGCAGGAAGGTGGTGGCAGAGGTGTATGACCAGGAGAGGTTTGATAACAGTGACCTGTCAGCATGA